A window from Plectropomus leopardus isolate mb chromosome 21, YSFRI_Pleo_2.0, whole genome shotgun sequence encodes these proteins:
- the LOC121960400 gene encoding GTPase IMAP family member 9-like produces the protein MGSAHSGPDLRIVTIGKTGVGKSAVGNTILGRKHFNSRPSSNSVTETCERGETSYGDRKVTVIDTPGILDTKKTPKFIQTEIVKCVEVSSPGPHVFLLVIQVGRFTTEEKNSVEALQKLFGPKANQYMIVLFTRGDDLGNQSIQQYVNTGSEDLQRVIRSCGSRFHVFNNNSTNKNQVMELFKKIDDMYAANGSSYYTDAMYKEVEEKRRTSNSSVVIYSFLEILFERVVQFLVILGRDPLP, from the exons ATGGGTTCAGCTCATTCTG GTCCAGATTTGAGAATCGTGACTATTGGAAAAACTGGTGTGGGCAAGAGTGCTGTTGGAAACACCATTCTGGGTAGAAAACATTTCAATTCCCGCCCCAGTTCAAACTCAGTGACTGAGACCTGTGAGAGAGGTGAGACAAGCTATGGTGACAGAAAGGTTACTGTAATAGACACACCAGGGATCCTGGACACCAAGAAAACCCCAAAATTCATCCAAACAGAAATTGTGAAATGTGTCGAAGTCTCGTCTCCCGGTCCTCATGTATTCCTGCTGGTCATTCAAGTCGGTCGATTCACCACAGAGGAGAAAAACTCTGTGGAAGCCCTGCAAAAGCTGTTTGGTCCAAAAGCCAACCAGTACATGATCGTGCTGTTCACCCGTGGTGATGATCTTGGAAACCAGAGCATACAACAGTATGTAAATACTGGCAGTGAAGATCTTCAACGTGTCATCCGAAGCTGTGGCAGCAGATTCCATGTCTTCAACAACAACagtacaaacaaaaatcaagtgATGGAGCTGTTTAAGAAGATCGACGACATGTACGCTGCAAATGGGTCATCATACTACACAGACGCCATGTATAAAGAAGTGGAGGAAAAACGACGCACATCAAACTCAAGTGTTGTTATATATAGCTTCCTAGAAATACTATTTGAACGGGTCGTACAATTCTTAGTCATTCTTGGAAGAGACCCATTACCATGA